One Danio rerio strain Tuebingen ecotype United States chromosome 9, GRCz12tu, whole genome shotgun sequence genomic region harbors:
- the LOC137496448 gene encoding uncharacterized protein isoform X2, producing MMGNGGTLVLVILTSIFMARSHTKDFKNLIFMESSDVTLWCGKVTKFKWDDLIYIVWSVSTQSNKCYIGLSPKPYDTCKDGKKLHNSTDGVSLSIPNISMQDEGFYICDLSYEGVTYNSLNISVSVVHLSTHLESDNGKKIAVCKARHTMIEPTLHWEPPLSVLYSYFTVDYNNASSTIENRVYLDDHFNIIELVCVATYPSPMSGSVRLKKTLQLPSGERFCLRIKEDTPEKR from the exons ATGATGGGAAACGGTGGGACACTGGTGTTGGTCATTCTCACATCCATCTTTATGGCAAGAAGTCACACAAAAG atttcaaaaaTCTGATATTTATGGAAAGCAGCGATGTCACTTTATGGTGTGGCAAGGTCACTAAATTTAAGTGGGACGATTTAATTTATATCGTGTGGAGCGTCAGCACGCAAAGCAACAAATGTTATATTGGATTGTCCCCCAAACCGTACGACACCTGTAAAGATGGAAAGAAGCTGCACAATTCTACAGATGGAGTTTCTTTGTCAATTCCCAACATTTCAATGCAAGACGAAGGATTTTACATCTGTGATTTATCATATGAAGGAGTAACctataatagtttaaatatttcTGTCAGTG TTGTCCATCTTTCCACCCATCTGGAAAGTGATAATGGTAAGAAGATTGCTGTCTGTAAGGCCAGACATACAATGATAGAACCCACTCTTCACTGGGAACCTCCCCTAAGCGTTTTGTACAGCTATTTTACTGTCGACTACAACAACGCATCCTCCACTATTGAGAATCGTGTGTATCTGGATGATCATTTCAACATCATTGAGCTTGTCTGTGTGGCCACATACCCATCTCCCATGTCCGGCTCTGTACGGCTAAAGAAGACTCTACAACTTCCATCAG GAGAAAGATTTTGTCTCCGAATAAAGGAGGACACACCTGAGAAGAGATGA
- the LOC137496448 gene encoding uncharacterized protein isoform X3, whose amino-acid sequence MTDFKNLIFMESSDVTLWCGKVTKFKWDDLIYIVWSVSTQSNKCYIGLSPKPYDTCKDGKKLHNSTDGVSLSIPNISMQDEGFYICDLSYEGVTYNSLNISVSVVHLSTHLESDNGKKIAVCKARHTMIEPTLHWEPPLSVLYSYFTVDYNNASSTIENRVYLDDHFNIIELVCVATYPSPMSGSVRLKKTLQLPSGERFCLRIKEDTPEKR is encoded by the exons ATGACAG atttcaaaaaTCTGATATTTATGGAAAGCAGCGATGTCACTTTATGGTGTGGCAAGGTCACTAAATTTAAGTGGGACGATTTAATTTATATCGTGTGGAGCGTCAGCACGCAAAGCAACAAATGTTATATTGGATTGTCCCCCAAACCGTACGACACCTGTAAAGATGGAAAGAAGCTGCACAATTCTACAGATGGAGTTTCTTTGTCAATTCCCAACATTTCAATGCAAGACGAAGGATTTTACATCTGTGATTTATCATATGAAGGAGTAACctataatagtttaaatatttcTGTCAGTG TTGTCCATCTTTCCACCCATCTGGAAAGTGATAATGGTAAGAAGATTGCTGTCTGTAAGGCCAGACATACAATGATAGAACCCACTCTTCACTGGGAACCTCCCCTAAGCGTTTTGTACAGCTATTTTACTGTCGACTACAACAACGCATCCTCCACTATTGAGAATCGTGTGTATCTGGATGATCATTTCAACATCATTGAGCTTGTCTGTGTGGCCACATACCCATCTCCCATGTCCGGCTCTGTACGGCTAAAGAAGACTCTACAACTTCCATCAG GAGAAAGATTTTGTCTCCGAATAAAGGAGGACACACCTGAGAAGAGATGA
- the LOC137496448 gene encoding uncharacterized protein isoform X5 codes for MMGNGGTLVLVILTSIFMARSHTKVVHLSTHLESDNGKKIAVCKARHTMIEPTLHWEPPLSVLYSYFTVDYNNASSTIENRVYLDDHFNIIELVCVATYPSPMSGSVRLKKTLQLPSGERFCLRIKEDTPEKR; via the exons ATGATGGGAAACGGTGGGACACTGGTGTTGGTCATTCTCACATCCATCTTTATGGCAAGAAGTCACACAAAAG TTGTCCATCTTTCCACCCATCTGGAAAGTGATAATGGTAAGAAGATTGCTGTCTGTAAGGCCAGACATACAATGATAGAACCCACTCTTCACTGGGAACCTCCCCTAAGCGTTTTGTACAGCTATTTTACTGTCGACTACAACAACGCATCCTCCACTATTGAGAATCGTGTGTATCTGGATGATCATTTCAACATCATTGAGCTTGTCTGTGTGGCCACATACCCATCTCCCATGTCCGGCTCTGTACGGCTAAAGAAGACTCTACAACTTCCATCAG GAGAAAGATTTTGTCTCCGAATAAAGGAGGACACACCTGAGAAGAGATGA